Proteins from a single region of Parasedimentitalea psychrophila:
- a CDS encoding NADH-quinone oxidoreductase subunit A codes for MPIDFLPVFLMVAVVVALTAFILTLSRLIRPNNPYPEKNRPYECGVDHVGEASAGLFKVQYFVIAILFVIFDVETMFLFPWAVVLQDMGLFGYIEMFVFIVLLLVGFAYAWIKGALEWVS; via the coding sequence ATGCCTATTGATTTCCTGCCGGTGTTTTTGATGGTTGCGGTGGTTGTCGCATTGACGGCGTTCATCCTGACGCTGTCGCGACTGATCCGACCCAATAACCCATACCCCGAGAAAAACCGCCCCTATGAATGTGGCGTTGATCACGTGGGCGAGGCCTCGGCCGGGTTGTTCAAGGTGCAGTATTTCGTGATCGCCATCCTGTTTGTGATCTTCGATGTTGAAACCATGTTCCTGTTCCCCTGGGCCGTGGTCCTGCAGGACATGGGGCTGTTTGGCTATATCGAGATGTTTGTCTTCATCGTGCTGCTGCTGGTCGGCTTTGCCTATGCCTGGATCAAGGGGGCGCTGGAATGGGTGTCCTGA
- a CDS encoding NADH-quinone oxidoreductase subunit M gives MTGLPVLSLLILLPAVGAVLLPFLRAAQTARWCAFVFLFADFLLAVWALVAFDASSAAMQFGEHYSWVPSLGISYRLGVDGISVWFVLLTTLLGWICVLASWTSITTRVQEFMTCLLAMQSLMVGVFCALDMILFYILWEAMLVPMYLIIGIWGGDNRVYAAFKFFLYTLAGSLLFLIGILLLYFNAGQSFDMLALMDADYPLQLQIWVFLAFLVAFAVKVPMVPLHTWLPDAHVQAPTAGSIILAGVLLKMGAYGFLRFSLPMLPDASHYFAPMMIALSSVAIVYGGLLALVQSDIKKLIAYSSVSHMGFITLGLFTFDAMGLSGAVIQMFNHGITTGALFLCVGLIYQRSHSREITAYGGLIKMVPLFGILFAAFLLASMALPGLNGFIGELLVLAGAFGVSGWAGAAGVLGALIGAAYLLGVYRQMLLGPATVPGGAVLGDLNPRELACALPLLLFVIWFGLYPKPFLTILQPSLDQLMIQLTPSAVSP, from the coding sequence ATGACGGGGCTGCCGGTTCTTAGCCTGCTGATCCTGCTGCCCGCTGTCGGCGCCGTGTTGCTGCCGTTTCTGCGCGCGGCGCAAACCGCCCGCTGGTGCGCCTTTGTCTTTTTGTTTGCCGATTTCCTGCTGGCGGTCTGGGCTCTGGTTGCCTTTGATGCCAGTTCAGCCGCGATGCAGTTTGGCGAGCACTATTCTTGGGTGCCGTCGCTGGGCATCAGCTATCGCCTGGGAGTGGACGGGATCAGCGTCTGGTTTGTGCTGCTGACGACTCTGCTGGGCTGGATCTGCGTGCTGGCGTCCTGGACGTCCATCACCACCCGTGTGCAAGAATTCATGACCTGCCTGCTGGCGATGCAGAGCCTGATGGTCGGAGTGTTCTGCGCGCTGGACATGATCCTGTTCTACATCCTGTGGGAGGCGATGCTGGTGCCGATGTATCTGATCATCGGCATCTGGGGCGGCGACAACCGGGTCTATGCGGCCTTCAAGTTCTTTCTCTATACGCTGGCCGGCAGCCTGCTGTTCCTGATCGGCATTCTGCTGCTCTATTTCAACGCAGGCCAGAGTTTTGATATGCTGGCGCTGATGGACGCGGACTATCCGTTGCAGCTGCAAATCTGGGTCTTTCTGGCCTTTCTGGTGGCTTTTGCGGTCAAGGTGCCGATGGTGCCACTGCACACCTGGCTGCCGGACGCCCATGTGCAGGCGCCAACGGCGGGCAGCATCATTCTGGCCGGGGTGCTGTTGAAAATGGGCGCCTATGGCTTTCTGCGGTTCTCGCTGCCAATGCTGCCCGATGCCTCGCATTATTTTGCGCCGATGATGATCGCGCTGTCCTCTGTGGCCATTGTCTATGGTGGGTTGCTGGCACTGGTTCAAAGCGACATCAAGAAGCTGATTGCCTATTCCAGCGTCAGCCACATGGGTTTTATCACCCTGGGCCTGTTCACATTTGACGCCATGGGCCTGTCGGGTGCGGTGATCCAGATGTTCAACCACGGCATCACCACCGGGGCGCTGTTTCTCTGTGTCGGGCTGATCTACCAGCGGAGCCATTCGCGAGAGATCACTGCCTATGGCGGCTTGATCAAGATGGTGCCGCTGTTTGGTATCCTGTTTGCGGCGTTCCTGCTGGCGTCGATGGCGCTGCCCGGCTTGAACGGCTTTATTGGCGAACTGCTGGTTCTTGCCGGGGCCTTTGGCGTCAGTGGCTGGGCCGGGGCCGCCGGGGTTCTTGGCGCGCTCATTGGTGCGGCCTATCTTCTGGGGGTCTACCGTCAGATGTTGCTGGGGCCGGCAACCGTGCCGGGGGGCGCAGTTCTGGGGGATTTGAACCCCCGCGAGCTGGCCTGTGCCCTGCCGCTGTTGCTGTTTGTGATCTGGTTCGGGCTCTACCCAAAGCCCTTTCTGACCATTCTGCAACCCTCGCTGGACCAGTTGATGATTCAGCTGACCCCATCGGCGGTGTCGCCATGA
- a CDS encoding NADH-quinone oxidoreductase subunit N produces MDLTLIKTSVLLSGPEIIIILGACVALMLSLVPRPGQGGLIAGLSLLMIALAAGMSATLGHMPQSAYQGMFVIDGIATYFKLLMYLGTALTVLISGGYLATENTDKGEYYVLLLFALSGAMIMVSGTDLLIIYIGIELQALSIYVLVGFLTRNRRSNEAALKYVILGAFSSGLLLFGLSLFYGLTGTTQLDAMAIALGNAETGDPLLVLATLLLLVGLLFKVGAVPFHMWLPDIYEGAPSPVTGFMSTVGKVAAFAVILRLLMHDLTSLAPIWRGAVVAVAVLTMAVGSLAALVQTNIKRMLAYSSIAHGGFLLLGLLAGGDDGMASVMFYLLVFTLMNLGLFAVIVLLNQGAAWGEPIWDFSGLAKSHPGLALITLVLLLSLAGIPPTGGFFAKFYVLVALVESGQVTLAVIAVLFSAVSAWFYLRIIMLMYMEETDHPAQVSMTPALRLALAVTLIGTVLTGLFPAMFLDAAQTAAQAATQAATQAVAQAGLG; encoded by the coding sequence ATGGATCTGACACTGATCAAGACTTCGGTGCTGCTCTCGGGGCCTGAGATTATCATTATTCTGGGGGCCTGCGTGGCGCTGATGCTGTCGCTGGTGCCGCGACCGGGGCAGGGCGGGTTGATTGCGGGCCTTAGTCTGCTGATGATCGCGCTGGCCGCCGGGATGAGCGCAACACTGGGCCACATGCCGCAATCGGCCTATCAGGGCATGTTTGTGATCGACGGGATCGCAACCTATTTCAAGCTGTTGATGTATCTGGGCACGGCGCTGACTGTGTTGATATCGGGCGGCTATCTGGCCACCGAGAACACCGACAAGGGTGAATATTACGTATTGCTGCTGTTTGCCCTGTCCGGGGCGATGATCATGGTGTCGGGCACCGATCTGCTGATCATCTACATCGGGATCGAGCTGCAGGCGCTGTCGATCTATGTGCTGGTGGGGTTCCTGACCAGAAATAGGCGCTCGAACGAGGCGGCGTTGAAATATGTCATCCTGGGCGCATTCTCCTCTGGGCTGCTGCTGTTCGGGCTGTCGCTGTTCTACGGGCTGACCGGCACCACCCAGCTGGACGCCATGGCGATAGCGCTGGGCAACGCCGAGACCGGTGATCCGCTGTTGGTGCTGGCCACCCTGTTGCTGCTGGTTGGCTTGCTGTTCAAGGTTGGTGCGGTGCCGTTTCACATGTGGTTGCCCGACATCTACGAGGGCGCGCCATCGCCGGTCACCGGGTTCATGTCCACCGTTGGAAAGGTTGCCGCTTTTGCGGTGATCCTGCGGCTGCTGATGCATGATCTTACATCGCTTGCCCCGATCTGGCGGGGCGCTGTGGTGGCTGTGGCGGTGCTGACTATGGCTGTGGGCAGCCTGGCGGCGCTGGTGCAGACCAATATCAAACGAATGCTGGCCTATTCCTCTATTGCCCACGGGGGCTTTTTGCTGCTGGGCCTGCTGGCAGGCGGTGACGACGGCATGGCCAGCGTGATGTTTTACCTGTTGGTCTTTACCTTGATGAACCTAGGCCTGTTTGCGGTGATCGTGCTGCTGAATCAAGGCGCCGCATGGGGCGAACCGATCTGGGATTTCAGCGGCCTGGCCAAGTCCCATCCGGGACTGGCGCTGATCACATTGGTGTTGCTGCTGTCACTGGCAGGCATCCCGCCGACTGGCGGATTCTTTGCCAAATTCTATGTACTGGTGGCATTGGTCGAGTCCGGCCAGGTCACGCTGGCAGTGATTGCGGTGCTGTTCAGCGCGGTTTCGGCCTGGTTCTACCTGCGCATCATCATGCTGATGTATATGGAGGAAACTGATCATCCGGCCCAGGTCTCGATGACCCCCGCCCTGCGTCTGGCCCTGGCGGTGACGCTGATTGGCACCGTGCTGACGGGGCTGTTTCCCGCCATGTTCCTTGACGCAGCCCAGACGGCCGCCCAGGCCGCAACTCAGGCCGCAACTCAGGCGGTGGCACAGGCGGGCTTGGGTTGA
- a CDS encoding NADH-quinone oxidoreductase subunit C: MVADDMPLAAVLQAYDQRVSLDLSAADMPCLLVPPADLIALCRQLRDAPALRFDFLSDICGVDIFPQTPRFMLVYHLFSIPHKRRLRLKCRLSEQASAPTLTPVWPTANWHEREAYDMYGITFDGHPDLRRIYMWEGFDGFPMRRDFPLRGYKDDYNPMGAKHPPDEAAG; this comes from the coding sequence ATGGTCGCGGATGATATGCCTCTTGCCGCAGTGTTGCAGGCCTATGACCAAAGGGTCAGCCTGGATCTAAGCGCCGCCGATATGCCCTGCCTGCTGGTGCCGCCGGCTGATCTGATTGCCCTGTGCCGCCAGTTGCGCGACGCGCCAGCGCTGCGGTTTGATTTCCTGTCGGATATCTGCGGCGTGGACATCTTTCCGCAAACACCACGTTTCATGCTGGTCTATCACCTGTTTTCCATCCCGCATAAAAGGCGGCTTCGGCTTAAGTGCCGCCTTAGCGAACAAGCCAGTGCCCCGACACTCACCCCGGTTTGGCCCACCGCCAATTGGCACGAGCGCGAGGCCTATGACATGTACGGCATCACCTTTGACGGCCACCCTGATCTGCGGCGGATCTACATGTGGGAGGGCTTTGATGGCTTCCCTATGCGGCGGGATTTCCCATTGCGGGGATACAAGGATGACTACAATCCCATGGGCGCCAAACACCCGCCAGACGAGGCGGCGGGATGA
- a CDS encoding NADH-quinone oxidoreductase subunit NuoE family protein, producing MSDARSLADIKSDLAAQVQQVMTRYPTTRSAIMPALDLAQQKYGGVDGLTYQAVAELLDVPEIWVFEVASFYSLYDRAASGRHHIRLCTNLPCLLRGAEALMMYLQQRLDVGPGETTEDGRFTLSAVECLGACEQAPVLMADKQYHGDLTAAKLDALLASLADQPAEDLS from the coding sequence ATGAGCGATGCCCGCAGTCTGGCCGACATCAAAAGCGACCTTGCGGCACAGGTGCAGCAGGTGATGACGCGTTACCCAACGACCCGCAGCGCTATCATGCCGGCGCTGGATCTGGCGCAGCAAAAATATGGCGGCGTTGATGGTTTGACCTATCAGGCGGTGGCCGAACTGCTGGATGTCCCTGAAATCTGGGTGTTTGAGGTGGCCAGTTTCTATAGTCTCTATGACCGCGCCGCGAGTGGTCGCCACCACATCCGGCTCTGCACAAACCTGCCCTGCCTGCTGCGCGGGGCCGAGGCACTGATGATGTATCTGCAACAACGGCTGGACGTTGGCCCGGGTGAGACCACCGAGGATGGCCGTTTCACCCTGTCCGCAGTGGAATGCCTTGGCGCCTGTGAACAGGCCCCGGTTCTGATGGCAGACAAGCAGTACCACGGGGATCTGACCGCTGCAAAACTGGATGCGCTGCTGGCCTCGCTTGCGGATCAGCCCGCTGAGGATCTGTCATGA
- the nuoD gene encoding NADH dehydrogenase (quinone) subunit D, with the protein MTETTVLSEITTDSGLSRDVLLNLGPQHPSTHGVLRLLLQMDGEIVERIEPHIGLLHRGTEKLFESFTYTQIFPLTDRLDYLCPPSNNLGYALAVEGLLGIEAPVRAQYIRVIMAELSRISGHLLITGALPMDVGAMTSLLYTMRDREMVMDLMEMISGVRMHTSFCRVGGVREDLPEGAEARIQEFCDIFAARISDYETLLENNRIFLARVENIGNITGEDAIALGLSGPNLRASGVDWDIRRDAPYEIYGQVEFDVILRQDGDCYDRWKCRVDEMRESLKIIRQCIGQMPKGDILIDDPKIAFPVDKDLLAHSMETHIHHFLLSANGFKVPAGEFYSAIEAPKGELGYYLISDGSEKPFRLKVRAPSFVNLQALCERTTNIKYLADVIAMLGSLDPVMGEVDK; encoded by the coding sequence ATGACCGAGACAACTGTGCTCAGTGAGATCACCACCGACAGCGGCTTGTCGCGGGACGTGCTGCTGAATCTCGGCCCACAGCACCCCAGCACCCACGGCGTGTTGCGATTATTGCTACAGATGGACGGCGAGATCGTCGAACGGATAGAGCCGCATATCGGGCTGCTGCACCGGGGCACTGAAAAGCTGTTTGAGAGCTTTACCTATACCCAGATTTTCCCGCTGACCGACCGGCTCGACTACCTGTGCCCGCCGTCCAACAACTTGGGCTACGCGCTGGCGGTTGAGGGGCTGCTGGGGATCGAGGCGCCGGTGCGGGCGCAGTATATCCGGGTGATCATGGCCGAGCTGTCGCGGATCTCGGGGCATCTGCTGATCACCGGCGCCCTGCCGATGGACGTGGGGGCGATGACCTCGCTGCTCTATACCATGCGCGACCGGGAAATGGTGATGGACCTGATGGAGATGATCAGCGGTGTGCGGATGCATACCTCGTTCTGCCGGGTTGGCGGTGTGCGCGAGGATCTGCCCGAGGGCGCCGAGGCCCGAATACAGGAGTTCTGCGATATCTTCGCGGCGCGGATATCCGACTATGAGACCCTGCTGGAAAACAACCGGATCTTTCTGGCGCGGGTCGAAAATATCGGCAATATCACCGGCGAGGATGCCATAGCGCTGGGCCTAAGCGGCCCCAATCTGCGGGCCTCGGGGGTGGATTGGGACATTCGCCGCGATGCGCCTTATGAAATTTACGGTCAGGTTGAATTTGATGTCATCCTGCGTCAGGACGGCGATTGCTATGACCGGTGGAAGTGCCGGGTGGATGAGATGCGCGAAAGCCTGAAGATCATCCGCCAGTGTATTGGCCAGATGCCCAAGGGCGACATTCTGATTGATGATCCCAAAATTGCCTTCCCGGTGGACAAAGACCTGCTCGCCCACTCGATGGAGACCCACATCCACCATTTCCTGCTGTCCGCCAATGGCTTCAAGGTTCCGGCGGGTGAGTTCTATTCGGCGATTGAGGCCCCCAAGGGGGAGCTGGGCTATTACCTGATCTCGGATGGCAGCGAAAAACCATTCCGCCTCAAGGTACGCGCACCGTCCTTTGTCAATCTTCAGGCGCTGTGCGAACGCACCACCAATATCAAATATCTGGCCGATGTGATTGCCATGCTGGGCAGCCTGGATCCGGTGATGGGCGAGGTGGACAAATGA
- the nuoF gene encoding NADH-quinone oxidoreductase subunit NuoF, producing the protein MSEQVLLRNIDNPNGHKIETYEASGGYQGLRTVLRDFAPDEVIEEVKSANLRGRGGAGFPTGLKWGFVPKDSPLPRYLCCNADEGEPGTFKDRILMERDPHQLIEGMVIAAYAIGCRTAYLYIRGEYHLSIDRCQQAIAAAHARGYLGANILDSEHSLEIHIHKGAGAYICGEETAMLESIEGRRGQPKLKPPFPAVAGLYECPTVVNNVETLACLPHLFRRGGEWFASIGPDHSPGPKLFGLSGQVKRPGVYELPMGMALGEMLEVHGGGALTGKFKAAIPGGVSAPMFPRSAFDVKMDFGSLAAAGSMLGSAGVIGLDETASIPVVARRITEFFSHESCGKCTPCREGLTWAAKILRRIEAGQGQPGDVEQLEMLCGGIFGNSFCALGDGAAWALGAALKHFRPEFDALIAAHSQAG; encoded by the coding sequence ATGAGCGAGCAGGTGCTGCTGAGAAACATCGACAACCCAAACGGCCATAAGATCGAGACCTATGAAGCCTCGGGCGGCTATCAGGGGCTGCGCACCGTGCTGCGTGACTTTGCCCCGGATGAGGTGATCGAGGAAGTGAAATCCGCCAACCTGCGCGGGCGCGGCGGTGCGGGCTTTCCCACCGGGCTAAAGTGGGGCTTTGTCCCCAAGGACAGCCCGCTGCCACGCTACCTGTGTTGCAACGCGGATGAGGGCGAGCCGGGCACCTTCAAGGACCGCATCCTGATGGAACGCGACCCGCATCAGTTGATCGAAGGCATGGTGATCGCCGCCTATGCCATCGGCTGCCGCACCGCGTATCTGTATATTCGCGGTGAATACCACCTGTCGATTGACCGCTGCCAACAGGCCATAGCGGCGGCCCATGCGCGGGGCTATCTGGGGGCAAACATACTGGACAGCGAGCACTCGCTGGAGATCCATATCCACAAGGGGGCCGGGGCCTATATCTGCGGCGAGGAAACCGCGATGTTGGAATCCATCGAGGGGCGGCGTGGCCAGCCAAAGCTGAAACCACCGTTCCCGGCGGTGGCGGGGCTGTACGAATGCCCGACTGTGGTCAACAATGTTGAAACCCTGGCCTGCCTGCCACATCTGTTTCGTCGTGGCGGCGAATGGTTTGCCTCTATCGGCCCGGATCATTCGCCGGGGCCAAAACTGTTCGGGCTCAGCGGCCAGGTGAAACGGCCAGGGGTGTATGAGCTGCCAATGGGTATGGCTCTGGGGGAAATGCTTGAGGTCCACGGCGGCGGCGCGCTGACTGGGAAGTTCAAGGCGGCGATCCCCGGCGGGGTCTCGGCACCGATGTTTCCGCGCAGCGCATTTGATGTGAAAATGGACTTTGGCTCGCTGGCGGCGGCGGGCAGCATGTTGGGGTCGGCAGGGGTTATCGGCTTGGATGAAACCGCCTCAATCCCGGTGGTGGCCCGCCGTATCACCGAGTTTTTCAGCCATGAGAGCTGTGGCAAATGCACCCCCTGCCGCGAGGGGCTGACCTGGGCCGCCAAGATCCTGCGCCGGATAGAGGCAGGCCAGGGGCAGCCGGGCGATGTGGAACAACTGGAAATGCTCTGCGGCGGTATTTTTGGCAACTCCTTTTGCGCCCTGGGCGACGGCGCGGCCTGGGCGCTGGGCGCGGCGCTGAAACATTTCCGGCCTGAATTCGATGCGCTGATCGCGGCACACTCACAGGCAGGCTGA
- a CDS encoding NuoB/complex I 20 kDa subunit family protein — protein MGVLSNRFQDNVFFTSSDALINWSRKSSLWPQTFGIACCAIEMISAGCARYDLDRFGVVFRPSPRQSDVMIVAGTVTRKMAPIVRRLYDQMPEPRYVIAMGTCAISGGVYNTYAVVQGVDHVVPVDIHVAGCPPRPEALLHGFVQLQEKITGTRVLRVHHPDDAAMEPS, from the coding sequence ATGGGTGTCCTGAGCAACCGGTTTCAAGACAATGTGTTTTTCACCTCGTCCGATGCCCTCATAAACTGGAGCCGCAAGTCATCGCTGTGGCCGCAGACCTTCGGCATCGCCTGCTGCGCAATTGAGATGATCTCGGCCGGGTGTGCGCGTTATGATCTGGACCGGTTTGGAGTGGTGTTCCGCCCCTCGCCGCGGCAGTCGGATGTGATGATTGTGGCGGGCACCGTGACCCGCAAAATGGCGCCGATTGTGCGGCGTCTCTATGACCAGATGCCCGAGCCGCGTTACGTCATTGCCATGGGCACCTGCGCCATTTCCGGCGGGGTGTATAACACCTACGCAGTGGTGCAGGGGGTGGACCATGTGGTGCCGGTGGACATCCATGTCGCCGGTTGCCCGCCCCGCCCCGAGGCGCTGCTGCATGGGTTTGTTCAGCTGCAGGAAAAGATCACCGGCACCCGGGTTCTGCGGGTTCATCATCCCGATGACGCCGCGATGGAACCGTCCTGA
- a CDS encoding molybdopterin-dependent oxidoreductase, with product MVTCIFDGETIEVDPGTTILTAARQVGSEIPTFCYHARLSLSASCRMCLVEVEGRNKLEPACATVIAPDMVIHSQSARVVSTRQDMLEILLANHPLDCPVCDKGGECELQDTVFKYGKGDSRLFDPKRVFRETDIELNKVIVFNANRCIQCQRCVRVCEEIVGDVALGTAERGLDSEITGVGNSLKDCSHCGNCIEVCPVGALMSIPYRYQARPWDLAKTETICGMCGTGCSLSVEFAGGTFKRVKSAPDTGLNKELLCAKGRFGFDAIDGGRRIEQPMIRKNGVLEPASWDEAIACIACKAWEVKERQGRIQGHISPRQTNETGFVFQHLMRRVFETQDIHSSTRFSGLHAPDAVTALARLVTGHMQRRPLQELLEADCIFLLGANITEENPVSGYLIRSAMKGSGKRLIIASSRPCGLDLIATATLRLLPGNEGDLLSRLIAETPQVQGNPTDEFAHRAAGLLAGSKHIALLIGSEFMRSSKATACLSWIEQAARHFGAQGKKLGLQFLFDRPNQLGLWDMGCLAGVAPGWQNSQTPLPISDDPVDLHYVLGADPLHNNPHPAPDAKPPFLVVHSSHYSKSAEQADVLLPAPSYGEEGGTYTNNEGRAQSLRSVRPPKQDLLGARQVFNLISGAMGQGALPVDADQVRDRIAAEYPGFGQFDQGLGRTMAAMDYPWQEADTLLQVVENPPSDDGGTGQRRYLLSGDTLFQSGQLAARSSVLSSLDKGAYVEMNPGAGPEHAFEGLRVTLSAAGQSFTAPLKVNHSFDAKTVFVPERFLREHGQDFLSGVEYPWRVDVALSGSGDPSETE from the coding sequence ATGGTAACCTGCATATTTGACGGTGAGACGATTGAGGTTGATCCCGGCACCACGATCCTGACCGCCGCCCGTCAGGTCGGCAGTGAAATCCCGACGTTTTGCTATCACGCGCGGCTGTCGCTGTCGGCCTCGTGTCGCATGTGTCTGGTCGAGGTCGAGGGCCGCAACAAGCTGGAACCGGCCTGTGCCACGGTGATCGCGCCTGACATGGTGATCCACAGCCAGTCCGCCAGGGTGGTCAGTACCCGTCAGGATATGCTGGAAATTCTGCTCGCCAATCATCCGCTGGATTGCCCGGTCTGCGACAAGGGCGGCGAATGTGAATTGCAGGATACGGTGTTTAAATACGGCAAAGGCGACTCTAGGCTGTTTGATCCCAAACGGGTGTTTCGCGAAACAGACATTGAGCTGAACAAGGTGATCGTGTTCAACGCCAACCGCTGCATCCAGTGCCAGCGCTGTGTACGGGTCTGCGAGGAAATCGTCGGCGATGTGGCGCTGGGCACCGCTGAACGGGGTCTGGACAGTGAAATCACCGGGGTCGGCAACAGCCTGAAAGACTGTAGCCATTGCGGCAATTGCATCGAGGTCTGTCCCGTCGGAGCGCTGATGAGCATTCCCTACCGCTATCAGGCGCGGCCCTGGGACCTAGCGAAAACCGAAACCATTTGCGGCATGTGCGGCACTGGCTGTTCACTGTCAGTGGAATTCGCTGGGGGCACTTTCAAACGGGTCAAAAGCGCCCCCGACACTGGTCTTAACAAAGAGCTGCTCTGCGCCAAGGGCCGCTTTGGCTTTGATGCCATCGACGGTGGGCGGCGGATTGAACAGCCGATGATCCGCAAGAACGGCGTGCTGGAACCGGCCAGCTGGGACGAGGCGATCGCCTGCATCGCCTGCAAAGCCTGGGAGGTCAAAGAGCGACAGGGCCGTATTCAGGGGCATATTTCACCACGCCAGACCAACGAGACCGGTTTTGTGTTTCAACATCTGATGCGGCGGGTGTTTGAAACCCAGGACATCCACTCCAGCACCCGGTTCAGCGGATTACACGCGCCAGATGCAGTCACTGCGCTGGCGCGTCTGGTGACGGGGCATATGCAGCGCAGACCCTTGCAGGAGCTGTTGGAAGCGGATTGTATTTTCCTGCTGGGGGCAAACATCACCGAGGAAAACCCGGTCTCGGGCTATCTGATAAGATCCGCCATGAAGGGCTCCGGTAAGCGGCTGATCATTGCCTCGTCCAGGCCTTGTGGTTTAGACCTTATCGCCACCGCCACATTGCGCCTGCTGCCGGGAAACGAGGGTGATCTATTGTCGCGGTTGATTGCTGAAACCCCTCAGGTTCAGGGCAATCCCACGGATGAGTTTGCCCATAGGGCTGCGGGGCTTCTGGCCGGGTCCAAGCATATCGCATTGCTGATCGGCAGTGAATTCATGCGATCCTCAAAGGCCACCGCGTGTCTAAGTTGGATAGAGCAGGCTGCTCGCCACTTTGGTGCGCAGGGCAAAAAACTCGGCTTGCAGTTTCTGTTTGATAGGCCAAACCAGTTGGGGCTCTGGGATATGGGCTGTCTTGCCGGGGTGGCGCCGGGCTGGCAGAACAGTCAGACACCATTGCCAATCAGCGATGATCCGGTTGACCTGCACTATGTTCTCGGCGCCGATCCCCTGCACAACAACCCGCACCCAGCACCTGATGCCAAACCGCCGTTTCTGGTTGTGCACAGCTCTCACTATAGCAAATCGGCTGAGCAGGCAGACGTGCTGTTGCCTGCACCATCTTATGGCGAGGAAGGCGGGACATATACCAACAATGAGGGACGGGCGCAGAGCCTGCGTTCTGTGCGCCCTCCAAAGCAGGATCTGCTGGGTGCCCGGCAGGTGTTCAATCTCATCTCCGGCGCCATGGGGCAGGGGGCACTACCCGTTGACGCAGATCAGGTCCGCGACAGGATTGCAGCCGAATACCCGGGGTTTGGTCAGTTTGATCAGGGTTTGGGCCGCACCATGGCGGCGATGGATTACCCTTGGCAAGAGGCAGATACCCTGTTGCAGGTGGTGGAAAATCCCCCATCAGACGACGGTGGGACGGGGCAGCGCCGTTACTTGCTGAGTGGCGATACCCTGTTTCAGTCAGGTCAGTTGGCGGCCCGATCCTCTGTTTTATCATCGCTGGACAAAGGCGCTTATGTGGAAATGAACCCAGGCGCAGGGCCCGAACACGCTTTTGAAGGTCTGAGGGTCACACTTTCCGCCGCCGGGCAAAGCTTTACCGCGCCGCTCAAAGTCAATCACAGCTTTGATGCCAAAACGGTTTTTGTCCCGGAGCGGTTTTTGAGGGAACATGGGCAGGATTTTCTATCCGGTGTTGAGTATCCTTGGCGGGTGGACGTGGCACTGTCTGGCTCCGGGGATCCATCCGAGACGGAGTGA